The genomic segment TTGAAGGGCGAGCTTGTGGATTAGTGTTAATGCATTGCATTGCTATTAAAATCACTGAAAGCACTTGGTTTGTCATCACCTGATCAGCTATATGAAGTGGAAGACGTGGATCTAGGATATCTTTCACTAACATGCTTAATGAAAAGTTGCTTAGGAGATCACAAGGATGTGTTCCATGTATCACTTCAAGTGCTACAATCCCAAAACTATATACGTCACATTTTTCAGTCATTCTCATTACATAGGCAAGCTCT from the Dioscorea cayenensis subsp. rotundata cultivar TDr96_F1 unplaced genomic scaffold, TDr96_F1_v2_PseudoChromosome.rev07_lg8_w22 25.fasta BLBR01000119.1, whole genome shotgun sequence genome contains:
- the LOC120253585 gene encoding MDIS1-interacting receptor like kinase 2-like, which encodes MAPELAYVMRMTEKCDVYSFGIVALEVIHGTHPCDLLSNFSLSMLVKDILDPRLPLHIADQVMTNQVLSVILIAMQCINTNPQARPSMQQVSQRLSPPKFLPACHIYSFQALTFDHLINIVQTNIDDQAHE